A single genomic interval of Argopecten irradians isolate NY chromosome 8, Ai_NY, whole genome shotgun sequence harbors:
- the LOC138330355 gene encoding uncharacterized protein — MNFTRMHKRKTLLLTMTFFLLSFVLTLNLMVNQLQGSDNVDHKRSVQAEFLMDSDLLGGNYIIARSQRQPKAAIEKIHSDADSGQIVIGKSKTGGIKINGNYQSVNSHEIFTGRLTDKKYNFLRANDVALKVQVESAPYHKNIGHVTNRKEEDDDYNEYEEDIEKVVIEETEEEDDDENEDYDEIDDKKVETNLFKVSNEILKSNNKLSGFTRPPLQYKEVPDRENIVFRRQGHLKDNSEPELRLSDITEDGIYWSPIVENLVPKGHTFQETLDYISTVRDQRVESLEPPAWDRCGRPQNGFVTLEDGTHMCARYREPHNKMVLGEVLSFYLSRLLGLDNVPAVVLSITNQTSARWLTTNYSQVNWKNGKVVALIQWIPNMDSSRSLVKIPQLILKKYEQKSVINQASLKNSNLTTSQLSQLFQWGGMVIFDYLTGNYDRVASMQDAAYKEKKPSIISENIRNLRKSIKTSKLWLIDNESGLLDAYDLMYHNGNGYGGEKFIKFHREMLQTFCIFPRTIVESLVKLNMMAQPEEVLLEFARKHEPLIDVFQKDSIFRLFQMRFKERLSEVADWVKTCYSNNAGNDLR; from the exons atgaatttcacACGCATGCATAAACGAAAGACATTGCTACTTACAATGACGTTTTTCCTTTTAAGCTTTGTGTTGACCTTGAACCTTATGGTCAACCAACTACAAGGGTCGGACAATGTTGACCACAAGAGGTCAGTCCAGGCCGAGTTTTTGATGGATTCTGATTTATTAGGAGGAAATTATATCATCGCAAGAAGTCAGCGGCAGCCCAAAGCCGCAATTGAGAAAATTCACAGTGATGCAGACAGCGGCCAAATTGTGATTGGTAAAAGCAAAACGGGAGGCATCAAAATCAATGGAAATTATCAAAGTGTGAATTCACATGAGATTTTTACGGGGAGGTTGACGGATAAAAAGTATAATTTTCTCCGAGCAAATGATGTGGCACTTAAAGTGCAAGTCGAAAGTGCTCCTTACCACAAAAATATAGGTCATGTGACCAACAGAAAAGAGGAAGACGATGACTATAATGAATACGAGGAGGATATAGAAAAAGTAGTGATAGAGGAAACGGAAGAGGAAGATGACGATGAAAATGAGGATTATGACGAAATAGATGATAAGAAAGttgaaacaaatttatttaaagtgagtaatgaaattttgaaatccAATAACAAATTAAGCGGATTTACCAGGCCCCCTTTACAATACAAGGAAGTGCCGGATAGGGAAAATATTGTGTTTAGacgtcaaggtcatttgaaGGACAATTCCGAACCGGAGTTGAGACTTTCCGACATAACCGAGGATGGAATTTACTGGTCGCCCATTGTGGAAAATCTTGTTCCAAAag GTCACACATTCCAAGAGACATTAGACTATATATCGACAGTGCGAGACCAGAGAGTGGAGAGTCTGGAGCCGCCCGCCTGGGATAGATGTGGTCGGCCTCAAAATGGCTTCGTCACCCTGGAGGACGGCACGCACATGTGTGCTAGATATCGGGAACCTCACAACAAAATGGTACTCG GTGAGGTTCTTTCTTTCTATCTGTCTCGACTTCTGGGACTTGATAATGTACCAGCCGTGGTTCTGTCCATCACAAATCAGACATCTGCAAGATGGCTGACGACCAACTACAGCCAAGTCAACTGGAAAAACGGCAAAGTGGTCGCTCTGATTCAGTGGATTCCTAATATGGATAGTTCTCG CTCTCTAGTCAAAATACCTCAGTTAATTCTGAAGAAGTATGAGCAAAAATCTGTGATAAACcaagcatctttaaagaattcCAACCTAACCACGTCCCAACTGTCACAATTATTCCAGTGGGGAGGCATGGTTATATTCGACTACCTCACCGGCAATTACGACAG GGTTGCCAGCATGCAAGATGCAGCCTATAAGGAAAAGAAGCCGAGCattatttctgaaaatatacGAAATCTCCGTAAATCCATTAAAACTTCTAAACTGTGGCTAATTGACAACGAAAGTGGACTTCTAGATGCCTATGATTTAATGTATCATAATGGCAATGGTTATGGTGGAGAAAAATTCATCAAATTCCATCGAGAAATGTTGCAGACATTTTGCATATTTCCAAGGACGATAGTTGAGTCTCTAGTCAAATTAAACATGATGGCTCAACCCGAGGAAGTTCTTCTCGAGTTCGCAAGGAAACATGAACCTTTAATAGACGTGTTTCAAAAAGATTCCATTTTCAGACTTTTCCAGATGAGATTTAAAGAGCGACTATCAGAAGTTGCTGATTGGGTTAAAACTTGTTATTCAAATAATGCTGGTAATGATTTAAGATGA
- the LOC138330357 gene encoding cholecystokinin receptor type A-like yields MSPTLIAFNTSDFMLMNYSNTSEHTLQELEWEIFVEQGIPVTVFLCVMSVVGTLGNALVILTVGRCGRWLNYKILIQYLSVNDLFSCAFSIPGYIVLTRFPYTLRSDAFCKSATMFHIFVGAYSVDLLCFIALERFRKTCRPFKPQFTVKYTKIVIACLAVFNLALASFGLFTFSAQPIPVHVGNLIGIRCMILKESIFAKVFSKTLSLLLLLKIVVCTILYIIIGNRILKHRKQRPRTASFRFQSSRNSKQNSNEESYKDFKSETVNGAQRMSAKSVTSFELSISSRNGDSTRHKNALKGKALFTKSARISFMFLMCTCLSFISFVPVLIIRCVESFDWQLRKDMFEYLGPMAAILYRFHVLNHVINPIVYCLTNASFRRDCTSIFKCQ; encoded by the coding sequence ATGTCTCCAACATTGATTGCATTTAATACCAGTGATTTTATGCTAATGAATTATTCGAATACTTCAGAACACACTCTACAGGAATTAGAATGGGAGATTTTTGTTGAACAAGGAATACCAGTGACTGTGTTTTTATGTGTCATGAGTGTTGTTGGCACGCTTGGGAACGCTCTAGTTATCTTGACAGTTGGCCGGTGCGGAAGATGGCTAAATTACAAAATCCTCATACAATACCTGTCTGTCAATGACCTATTCAGCTGTGCCTTCAGTATACCGGGATACATCGTCCTTACACGATTCCCATACACTTTAAGATCCGACGCCTTTTGCAAAAGCGCTACAATGTTCCACATATTTGTTGGCGCTTACTCGGTGGACCTTCTTTGCTTCATTGCATTGGAACGCTTCCGAAAAACTTGTCGACCATTCAAACCACAGTTTACtgtaaaatacacaaaaatcGTGATTGCGTGTTTGGCTGTGTTTAACCTCGCTTTAGCGTCGTTTGGATTATTTACTTTTAGTGCTCAACCGATACCGGTACATGTAGGTAACTTAATAGGAATCAGATGTATGATACTCAAAGAAAGCATCTTCGCTAAAGTCTTTAGTAAGACATTAAGTTTACTTCTCCTTCTTAAGATTGTggtatgtacaatattatacatCATCATAGGCAACCGAATCTtaaaacacagaaaacaaagaCCGAGGACGGCGTCTTTTCGCTTCCAAAGTTCCAGGAATTCGAAACAAAATAGCAATGAAGAAAGTTACAAGGATTTTAAGAGCGAAACCGTAAACGGTGCGCAAAGAATGTCAGCAAAAAGCGTGACTAGTTTCGAACTTAGCATTTCTTCAAGAAATGGCGACTCAACTCGACATAAAAATGCTTTAAAAGGGAAAGCTTTGTTCACCAAGAGTGCTCGTATTTCTTTCATGTTCCTCATGTGCACGTGCTTGTCTTTCATATCCTTCGTTCCAGTTCTAATAATCAGATGTGTCGAGAGTTTTGATTGGCAGCTGAGAAAAGACATGTTCGAGTATCTTGGACCAATGGCAGCGATTCTCTACAGATTCCACGTGCTAAATCATGTGATCAATCccattgtttattgtttaacTAATGCCAGTTTTAGGCGAGACTGTACGAGCATCTTCAAATGTCAGTAA